One region of Carya illinoinensis cultivar Pawnee chromosome 8, C.illinoinensisPawnee_v1, whole genome shotgun sequence genomic DNA includes:
- the LOC122318773 gene encoding thioredoxin reductase 2-like, whose protein sequence is MSYSHRHKRLFSLISKGRSFFRLASTVAVGSAAATAAPEVASSAATSSSSTSASTTISAMDDLQTLKTKVCIIGSGPAAHTAAIYASRAELKPILFEGWMANGIAPGGQLTTTSDVENFPGFPDGINGIDLMDRFRSQSHRFGTQILTETVNKVDFSTMPFKIFADSKTVLAESVIVATGAVAKRLDFLGSAEGSGGFWNRGISACAVCDGAAPIFRNKPLAVIGGGDSAMEEATFLTKYGSIVYIIHRRDTFRASKIMQQRALTNPKIQVLWNSVVLEAYGDKDNQNKLLGGLKVKNVVSGEVSDLKVSGLFFAIGHEPATKFLDGQLKLDSDGYVVTQSGTTQTSVRGVFAAGDVQDKKYRQAVTAAGTGCMAALEAEHYLQEIGSQEGKTD, encoded by the exons ATGAGTTATAGCCACAGACACAAGCGCTTGTTTAGTCTGATCAGCAAAGGTCGCAGCTTCTTTCGATTGGCCTCCACAGTGGCCGTTGGCTCCGCCGCCGCCACAGCCGCTCCCGAAGTAGCCTCATCAGCAGCCACCTCATCTTCTTCGACTTCGGCCTCAACTACGATCTCCGCCATGGATGATCTACAGACTCTGAAAACGAAGGTTTGCATCATCGGAAGCGGCCCAGCGGCCCACACAGCCGCCATATACGCGTCACGGGCAGAGCTGAAGCCCATCCTCTTCGAGGGTTGGATGGCCAACGGCATCGCCCCCGGCGGCCAACTCACCACCACTTCTGACGTCGAGAACTTCCCGGGGTTCCCCGATGGAATCAACGGCATCGACCTTATGGACCGGTTCCGCAGCCAGTCCCACCGTTTCGGCACCCAGATTCTGACGGAGACCGTCAACAAGGTCGATTTCTCCACCATGCCTTTCAAGATCTTCGCCGATTCTAAGACCGTCTTAGCCGAATCCGTCATCGTTGCGACCGGTGCCGTCGCCAAGCGTTTGGACTTCCTAGGATCTGCAGAGGGATCGGGAGGCTTCTGGAACCGCGGGATTTCGGCCTGTGCCGTGTGCGACGGTGCGGCCCCCATTTTCAGGAACAAGCCTCTGGCAGTTATTGGAGGTGGGGATTCGGCGATGGAAGAGGCCACGTTCCTGACCAAGTACGGGTCCATAGTTTACATTATCCACAGGAGGGATACGTTTAGGGCGTCCAAGATTATGCAGCAGAGGGCCTTGACGAACCCTAAGATCCAGGTGCTGTGGAACTCGGTGGTGTTGGAGGCCTACGGGGACaaagataatcaaaataagCTTTTGGGAGGGTTGAAAGTGAAGAATGTGGTGAGCGGGGAGGTTTCAGATCTCAAGGTATCGGGGTTATTCTTCGCAATAGGGCACGAGCCAGCCACCAAGTTTTTGGATGGTCAGCTGAAGCTCGACTCTGATGGTTACGTTGTAACACAGTCAGGGACCACCCAGACCAGCGTGCGCGGAGTATTTGCTGCCGGAGATGTCCAGGACAAGAAGTACAGGCAGGCTGTAACTGCTGCCGGCACTG GTTGCATGGCAGCCTTGGAAGCCGAACATTATTTGCAAGAGATCGGATCCCAGGAAGGTAAAACCGATTGA